In a single window of the Candidatus Hydrothermales bacterium genome:
- a CDS encoding glycosyltransferase family 4 protein, producing MKILFVTSQVLFPPFSGLRKKIFLFAKELKKQGHKLYLYSFANFDTKNINFFEEIQFVPPLSNFTIFKNLLFSTFKSPLEIVFCINRKAFVNLKSFVKKIKPDLIFIDYIRIAHVFPYVKGSKVILNMDDPQSLKYINMKKFIKDIENPFGEATYSLPHLIRKILKTYFIKRLLLSYEIKMMRRYEKYWSRFFKFILTNSELDKKYLENNGIKNVILFPPAVEIKEELKIDKKDNYLLFVGKMDYAPNPDAVLYFVKKIFPYIREKLPEIEFWIVGSNLRDDLKSTLTGEKNVKLLGTVDNLEPLYKKAAVFVSPLRFGTGIKVKLLEAMRFGAPIVTTYKGAEGIGVENGKHLLIAKDEDDFARKIIRLIEDNDLRMRLIINAYNFVKENYEISKVTKNLLEKIFV from the coding sequence ATGAAAATTCTTTTTGTAACTTCCCAAGTCTTGTTTCCTCCTTTTTCAGGTCTTAGAAAGAAAATTTTCCTTTTTGCTAAGGAATTAAAAAAGCAGGGTCATAAACTTTATCTTTATTCTTTTGCTAACTTTGATACTAAAAATATTAACTTTTTCGAAGAAATTCAATTTGTTCCCCCATTATCAAATTTTACTATCTTTAAAAATCTCTTATTTTCCACTTTTAAAAGCCCATTAGAGATAGTTTTTTGCATAAACAGAAAAGCCTTTGTGAATTTAAAAAGCTTTGTCAAAAAAATAAAACCAGATCTGATTTTTATTGACTATATAAGAATTGCTCATGTTTTTCCCTACGTTAAAGGTAGTAAAGTTATTTTGAACATGGATGATCCTCAATCTCTAAAGTACATAAACATGAAAAAATTTATAAAAGATATAGAAAATCCCTTTGGTGAAGCTACTTACAGTTTGCCACACTTGATAAGAAAAATTTTGAAAACTTATTTCATTAAAAGATTACTTTTATCCTACGAGATAAAAATGATGAGAAGATATGAGAAGTATTGGTCAAGATTTTTTAAGTTTATTTTAACGAACTCTGAGTTAGATAAAAAATATCTTGAAAATAACGGTATAAAAAATGTTATTCTCTTCCCTCCAGCTGTTGAAATAAAAGAAGAGCTAAAAATTGATAAAAAAGATAATTACTTACTTTTCGTTGGTAAGATGGATTATGCTCCCAATCCGGATGCTGTTTTGTACTTTGTTAAAAAAATTTTCCCTTATATAAGAGAAAAGTTACCTGAAATTGAATTCTGGATTGTAGGTTCAAATTTAAGAGATGATTTAAAATCTACTTTAACTGGCGAAAAAAATGTAAAACTTTTAGGAACAGTTGATAATCTAGAGCCTCTTTATAAAAAAGCAGCTGTTTTTGTTTCACCTTTGAGATTTGGTACAGGAATAAAAGTTAAATTACTGGAAGCCATGCGGTTTGGAGCTCCAATTGTTACAACATATAAGGGGGCAGAGGGAATTGGTGTTGAAAACGGAAAACACCTTTTAATTGCAAAAGATGAAGACGATTTCGCAAGAAAAATTATTAGACTAATAGAGGATAACGACTTAAGAATGAGATTAATAATAAATGCTTACAACTTTGTAAAAGAAAACTATGAAATATCAAAAGTAACAAAAAATTTACTTGAAAAAATTTTTGTTTAG
- a CDS encoding DUF429 domain-containing protein: MIFGGIDLSTKDKNKAICFIEKKKKFSIIFLKSKVSDEEIVYLVKKFKPVSVSIDAPLKWKNFVDRKEDKILRKYLKKRKVKNVGVIPFYVKSMIELSKKGNFLYSKLKNITRILETHPTASIRINGFEGNYKKDKEELRKILKSLKHKFTNIEIIKNHNELDALFCALFSLYYFKGKNILVLRKKIPYGILLKI, translated from the coding sequence GTGATTTTTGGAGGAATCGACTTATCTACAAAGGATAAAAATAAAGCTATCTGTTTTATAGAAAAAAAGAAAAAATTTAGCATAATTTTTTTAAAAAGTAAGGTTTCAGATGAGGAAATAGTCTACTTAGTTAAAAAGTTTAAGCCCGTTTCTGTTTCAATAGATGCGCCTTTAAAATGGAAGAATTTTGTGGACAGGAAAGAGGATAAAATTTTAAGAAAATATTTAAAAAAGAGAAAAGTTAAAAATGTGGGAGTAATCCCTTTCTATGTAAAAAGTATGATAGAACTTTCTAAAAAGGGGAATTTTCTATATAGTAAATTAAAAAATATAACAAGAATCCTTGAAACTCACCCAACAGCATCAATAAGAATAAATGGATTTGAAGGTAACTATAAAAAAGATAAAGAAGAACTGAGAAAAATCTTAAAAAGTTTAAAACATAAATTTACAAATATAGAGATTATTAAAAATCATAACGAGCTTGATGCCCTTTTTTGTGCTCTCTTTTCTTTATACTATTTTAAGGGCAAAAATATATTAGTTTTAAGAAAAAAAATTCCTTACGGAATACTTTTAAAAATTTAG
- a CDS encoding metal-dependent hydrolase gives MKKFNGVKVKYYGHAAFRLISPSGRVIFVDPWLSNPVSTSKDYDKADIILLTHAHGDHIGDTIEIAKKTGAKVYSIHEISVYLQSKGVKNSVGMNIGGHIKDGDIEIIQTEATHSSSIQEGDKIIPGGDPTGFVIKFENGFTVYHAGDTGVFSGMEIIGELYKPDLALLPIGSHYTMGPLEASFACKLLKPRFVIPMHYGTFPILTGTPDEFKKLLDPSLNIEVIILKPGEEIE, from the coding sequence ATGAAAAAATTTAATGGGGTAAAGGTAAAATATTACGGCCACGCGGCCTTCAGACTTATATCTCCATCCGGTAGGGTAATATTTGTTGATCCCTGGCTAAGTAATCCTGTTTCTACTAGTAAAGATTACGACAAGGCTGATATTATACTTTTAACACACGCTCATGGAGATCATATTGGAGATACAATAGAAATTGCCAAGAAAACTGGTGCAAAGGTTTACTCTATCCATGAGATTTCTGTTTATCTTCAGTCGAAGGGAGTTAAAAACAGTGTAGGAATGAACATAGGGGGACATATCAAAGATGGAGATATAGAAATAATTCAAACTGAGGCTACTCACTCTTCATCAATTCAGGAAGGAGATAAGATAATACCAGGAGGGGATCCTACAGGATTTGTTATTAAATTTGAAAATGGCTTTACAGTATACCATGCTGGAGATACTGGGGTTTTCTCAGGAATGGAGATAATTGGTGAACTTTATAAACCTGATCTTGCACTCTTACCAATAGGATCTCACTACACCATGGGCCCTCTTGAGGCTAGCTTTGCCTGTAAACTTTTAAAACCGAGATTTGTTATTCCAATGCACTATGGAACATTCCCTATACTTACAGGAACCCCAGATGAATTTAAAAAACTACTTGATCCCTCATTAAATATTGAAGTTATAATTCTAAAACCGGGTGAAGAGATCGAGTAA
- a CDS encoding prolipoprotein diacylglyceryl transferase gives MYPELLRIGNFVISSYGVMVAIAFFVGTYLAEKEWIRKGLDRRVFNNVFILALVGAVLGSKLLFIFENIPFNVFISNPIKYLLQRGGFTYYGGFLLSLFLILIYLTMIRHPILKAADAISPPLAIGYAIGRIGCFLVGDDYGKPSNLPWAMAFPRGTPPTYVGALREHFPYLKIEGPEDMLVRVHPTQIYEIIMMFIVFIVLFRLRDRLKEGKLFSLYLILSSLERFLVEFLRITTPSFIPFLTVAQIISILIFILGVFLWKLRK, from the coding sequence ATGTATCCTGAACTTTTAAGAATAGGTAATTTTGTTATATCTTCTTATGGGGTAATGGTGGCTATTGCTTTTTTTGTTGGTACTTACCTTGCCGAAAAGGAGTGGATAAGAAAGGGACTAGATAGGAGAGTCTTTAACAACGTTTTCATTTTAGCTTTAGTTGGGGCTGTTTTGGGCTCAAAACTTCTCTTTATCTTTGAGAATATACCCTTTAATGTTTTTATTTCAAATCCGATTAAGTATCTATTACAAAGAGGCGGCTTTACATATTATGGAGGTTTTTTGCTCTCCCTTTTCTTAATTCTTATTTATTTAACAATGATAAGACACCCTATTTTGAAGGCAGCTGATGCAATTTCACCTCCTCTTGCTATAGGCTATGCAATAGGAAGGATAGGCTGTTTTTTAGTTGGAGATGATTATGGTAAGCCAAGTAATTTACCATGGGCTATGGCCTTTCCAAGGGGTACCCCACCAACTTACGTTGGAGCCTTAAGAGAGCACTTCCCCTACTTAAAGATTGAGGGACCAGAAGATATGCTTGTGAGGGTTCATCCAACACAAATTTATGAGATTATAATGATGTTTATAGTGTTTATAGTTCTTTTTAGACTTAGAGATAGGTTAAAAGAGGGAAAATTATTTTCACTATATTTGATTCTTTCAAGTTTAGAGAGATTTTTAGTTGAGTTTTTGAGAATTACGACTCCTTCTTTTATTCCCTTTTTAACAGTTGCGCAAATTATTTCAATTTTAATTTTTATTTTAGGAGTTTTTTTGTGGAAATTGAGGAAATAG
- a CDS encoding O-antigen ligase family protein, with product MPYSLILKLSINFNYIVSPFNLKPALPNIILPFKMFNFFVLIFMFFAFLYLLSGNRLKENVPLFGYLVTLSFLNFLSISWSLKKDYAFLNSIMFLINSFYYFIGFLYFKDKKDSNILLLSLLLFLIFNFFISFFQYFFPDSIIARFWKIEMGEYYWTMRAKGVFYHSNSYSAFISLASIMILSFILYSENKLLKYLLIFTLFFSIFTIFLTFSRAGYISLFLSLYLFYFLYLLKKRKAKILVFYTILAIILFILFLLVIKVIAPSIYLRFESILWGRREISIQFRTIFWSEAIKIFINDPLKGLGSGQFAFTDFSQVHLHAHNAFLNILAELGIFGFIVFILFLYKIFKFLFDIFRKTNEKEIFLIIGLLTCWISIILQLFFDYYWLNAIYDMEIKFFFLFILITFLLPKFYINEKLKIP from the coding sequence TTGCCCTACTCCTTAATTTTAAAGTTATCTATAAATTTTAACTACATCGTCTCACCCTTTAATTTAAAACCAGCTCTTCCAAATATAATTTTGCCCTTTAAAATGTTCAATTTCTTTGTACTTATATTTATGTTTTTCGCATTCCTTTATCTTCTAAGTGGTAACAGATTAAAAGAAAATGTACCCCTTTTTGGCTATCTAGTAACCTTGTCTTTTTTAAACTTTCTATCAATTTCTTGGTCATTAAAAAAAGATTATGCTTTTCTAAACTCTATCATGTTTTTAATAAACTCCTTTTATTACTTTATCGGCTTTCTTTACTTTAAAGATAAAAAAGATTCAAACATTCTACTTTTATCACTATTACTTTTTCTAATCTTTAATTTTTTCATATCTTTTTTCCAATATTTTTTTCCAGATTCTATAATTGCACGGTTTTGGAAAATAGAAATGGGAGAATACTATTGGACTATGAGAGCAAAGGGAGTTTTTTATCATAGCAATAGCTATTCAGCCTTTATCAGTCTTGCCTCTATAATGATACTAAGTTTTATTTTATATTCCGAAAACAAACTCTTAAAGTACCTTTTAATTTTCACACTTTTCTTCTCTATTTTCACAATTTTTTTAACATTTTCTAGAGCTGGCTATATCTCGTTATTCCTTTCGCTCTATCTTTTTTATTTTCTTTATCTCTTAAAGAAAAGAAAAGCAAAAATTTTAGTATTTTACACAATTTTAGCAATTATACTTTTTATTTTATTTTTACTTGTAATTAAAGTAATTGCACCATCGATTTATTTAAGATTTGAATCTATACTCTGGGGTAGAAGAGAAATAAGTATTCAATTTAGAACTATATTTTGGAGTGAAGCCATTAAAATTTTCATCAATGATCCCCTAAAAGGTTTAGGAAGCGGACAATTTGCCTTTACTGATTTTTCTCAGGTCCACTTACACGCCCATAATGCCTTCTTAAACATACTTGCTGAACTTGGAATCTTCGGTTTCATAGTATTTATACTCTTTCTCTATAAAATATTTAAATTTCTTTTCGATATCTTTAGAAAAACAAACGAAAAAGAAATATTCTTAATAATAGGTCTTCTTACATGTTGGATCTCAATTATTCTTCAACTCTTTTTTGACTATTACTGGTTAAATGCTATCTACGACATGGAAATCAAGTTTTTCTTTTTGTTTATACTCATAACTTTTCTATTGCCAAAATTTTATATTAACGAAAAATTAAAGATCCCTTAA